One genomic window of Candidatus Nitrospira nitrosa includes the following:
- a CDS encoding acetyl-CoA carboxylase carboxyltransferase subunit alpha, whose protein sequence is MRDYLDFEKPLREIEEKIEKLSAAASSGKASSQNDLRKLRAKLAQAEHELYKNLSPWQRTQLARHPQRPSTLDYIRELTRDFLELHGDRAYGDDRAIVGGFARFNDRPVMMIGHQKGKTLKERMQRNFGMPNPEGYRKALRLMKLAEKFNRPILTFIDTPGAYPGIGAEERGQAEAIARNLFVMSRLTVPIISVVIGEGGSGGALALGVADRVLMLEHSVYSVISPEGCAAILWDSPEKVQTAASALKMTAQDLLELGVIDTIVPEPLGGAHREPDAMYDLVGKTLTNQLFELLDVPVEQLVPQRELKYRKIGAVTGLLVEQA, encoded by the coding sequence ATGCGAGACTACCTCGACTTTGAAAAACCCCTCCGCGAGATTGAAGAGAAAATCGAGAAACTCTCCGCTGCGGCAAGCAGCGGAAAAGCGAGCTCCCAAAACGATCTTCGAAAGCTTCGGGCCAAGCTGGCGCAGGCTGAGCACGAGCTGTATAAGAACCTGAGTCCCTGGCAGAGAACGCAGCTCGCTCGTCACCCGCAACGACCCAGCACACTCGACTACATTCGCGAACTGACGCGAGACTTTCTTGAGCTTCATGGCGACCGGGCCTATGGAGATGACCGGGCCATCGTCGGCGGGTTTGCCCGGTTTAACGACCGTCCCGTGATGATGATCGGCCATCAGAAGGGCAAGACGCTCAAGGAACGCATGCAACGAAATTTCGGGATGCCCAATCCCGAAGGATACCGGAAAGCCCTCCGGCTCATGAAGCTGGCGGAAAAGTTCAACCGTCCGATTCTGACCTTTATCGATACGCCCGGAGCCTACCCTGGAATCGGCGCCGAGGAGCGCGGACAAGCTGAAGCCATTGCGCGGAACTTGTTCGTCATGTCTCGGTTGACCGTCCCCATCATCTCGGTCGTCATCGGCGAAGGTGGGAGCGGAGGAGCCTTGGCGCTCGGCGTTGCGGACCGTGTCCTGATGCTGGAGCATTCGGTTTATTCGGTCATTTCCCCGGAAGGATGTGCCGCCATTCTGTGGGACAGCCCGGAAAAAGTTCAGACCGCCGCCTCCGCGCTGAAAATGACCGCACAGGACCTGCTGGAACTTGGCGTGATCGACACGATCGTGCCGGAACCCCTGGGAGGAGCCCACCGCGAACCGGATGCCATGTACGATCTCGTCGGAAAGACGCTCACGAACCAACTGTTTGAGTTACTTGACGTGCCGGTCGAACAACTCGTCCCACAACGAGAGCTCAAATACCGGAAGATAGGAGCCGTCACCGGCCTCCTCGTCGAACAGGCGTAA
- a CDS encoding TIGR03862 family flavoprotein — protein sequence MGSIVIIGGGAAGLMAAEAAVRTGVGVEVYDSMPSVGRKFLLAGKGGLNLTHSEPMDSFLSRYGTRRAFIEPAITAFPPTALRAWAHELGVETFVGSSGRIFPVDMNAAPLLRAWLRRLRLNGVRFHVRHRWCGWDEQGRLRFLTADGISLVQADAVVLALGGGSWPQLGSDAGWVKILSERHVPIAPLQPANCGFDVRWSQHFRARFAGYPVKTVALVSNALDGSTIRHMGEFVVTANGVEGGIIYIVSATVRDVITAEGLATLRLDLAPDRTLKQLVSDLSRPRGKRTVATHLKRCAGMTGVKAGLLREAVPREVLGDPVRLAAAIKALPLMLTAPRPIEEAISTAGGLSFTALDDSLMVRSLPGVFCAGEMLDWEAPTGGYLLTACLATGRLAGDKAAQWSKTQVGRSPCG from the coding sequence ATGGGATCAATTGTCATCATCGGAGGTGGGGCGGCAGGCCTCATGGCTGCTGAAGCAGCCGTTAGGACCGGCGTCGGGGTGGAGGTCTATGACTCGATGCCGTCTGTAGGGCGAAAATTTCTATTGGCGGGAAAAGGCGGCCTGAATCTCACGCATTCGGAGCCGATGGACTCCTTCCTCTCTCGCTATGGGACGCGCCGGGCATTCATCGAACCGGCGATTACAGCATTTCCTCCGACGGCTCTGCGGGCCTGGGCCCATGAACTTGGAGTAGAAACGTTTGTCGGCAGTTCCGGACGGATCTTCCCTGTTGATATGAACGCAGCGCCACTGTTGCGCGCATGGCTGCGTCGGTTACGGCTGAATGGTGTACGGTTTCATGTGCGACATCGATGGTGTGGCTGGGATGAGCAGGGAAGGCTTCGTTTTCTCACCGCGGACGGAATATCTCTGGTGCAGGCGGATGCGGTGGTGTTGGCCTTGGGCGGAGGCAGCTGGCCCCAACTTGGTTCTGATGCTGGGTGGGTGAAGATCTTGTCAGAACGGCATGTGCCGATCGCACCATTGCAACCTGCCAATTGTGGGTTTGATGTTCGGTGGAGCCAACATTTTCGTGCCAGGTTCGCTGGATATCCCGTCAAGACTGTGGCGCTGGTGAGTAACGCCCTGGACGGTTCGACCATCCGTCATATGGGAGAATTCGTCGTTACCGCGAATGGTGTGGAAGGCGGAATCATATATATAGTGTCAGCTACCGTGCGCGATGTGATCACTGCCGAGGGCCTGGCGACTCTGAGGCTCGATCTCGCTCCTGATCGAACCCTGAAGCAGCTCGTAAGCGATCTTTCTCGGCCCCGTGGAAAACGGACGGTTGCCACGCATCTCAAGCGGTGCGCCGGGATGACCGGTGTGAAGGCTGGTCTGTTGCGCGAGGCCGTGCCGAGGGAGGTGTTGGGTGATCCCGTTCGCTTGGCTGCTGCGATCAAAGCTCTTCCGCTGATGCTGACGGCACCTCGGCCGATCGAGGAGGCCATCAGTACGGCCGGCGGTCTCTCATTCACGGCTCTTGATGACAGCCTGATGGTCCGTTCTCTCCCGGGAGTGTTCTGTGCAGGAGAAATGCTGGATTGGGAGGCCCCCACGGGAGGCTATCTGCTTACAGCTTGTCTCGCGACGGGACGTCTTGCCGGAGACAAGGCTGCACAATGGAGCAAGACTCAGGTGGGGCGATCACCGTGCGGATAA
- a CDS encoding aldo/keto reductase family protein, translating to MPLITDNHVSIPSFMYGTAWKKEATTGLVLQAVEAGFTAIDTANQLVHYDEARVGEALLQLAKQGVTRDKLFLQTKFTPVNGQDHRLPYDAQASITTQVQQSFASSLTHLHTDYLDSYVLHGPYSRRGLGAEDWEVWAAIESLYDAGKTKMIGVSNVSAEQLTLLCTKAKHKPMVVQNRCYAAFGWDQAVREICRSHRIMYQGFSLLTANQAIFAEPVIQAMAAKYQAGLAQIVFRFSQQVGMVPLTGTTNPHHMKEDLQSDRFTLVPEEVRQIETIGL from the coding sequence ATGCCATTGATCACCGACAATCATGTGTCCATTCCCTCATTCATGTACGGCACGGCGTGGAAGAAAGAAGCCACGACGGGGCTGGTTCTGCAAGCGGTGGAGGCAGGGTTCACCGCGATCGATACGGCGAATCAGCTCGTCCATTACGATGAAGCGCGGGTGGGGGAGGCGCTGCTTCAATTAGCGAAGCAAGGGGTCACCCGCGACAAGCTGTTTCTCCAAACCAAGTTCACTCCGGTCAACGGCCAGGACCATCGCCTCCCGTATGACGCGCAGGCGAGTATCACGACACAGGTCCAACAGTCCTTTGCGAGTTCGTTAACACATCTCCATACGGACTATCTCGACTCGTACGTCCTCCATGGACCGTACTCCCGGCGTGGCTTAGGAGCAGAAGATTGGGAGGTTTGGGCGGCGATCGAGTCACTCTACGATGCCGGCAAGACAAAGATGATTGGCGTCAGCAATGTCTCGGCGGAGCAGCTGACCTTGCTCTGTACGAAAGCCAAACATAAGCCGATGGTGGTGCAGAACCGCTGTTATGCGGCCTTCGGGTGGGATCAAGCAGTACGAGAGATTTGTCGGTCACATCGGATAATGTATCAGGGCTTTTCTCTCCTGACTGCCAATCAAGCCATCTTTGCCGAACCGGTCATCCAGGCGATGGCGGCGAAGTACCAGGCAGGGCTTGCCCAGATCGTGTTTCGCTTTTCGCAGCAGGTCGGCATGGTGCCTCTGACGGGCACGACGAATCCTCACCATATGAAGGAAGACCTGCAATCGGATCGGTTTACACTGGTACCGGAAGAGGTTCGACAAATTGAGACCATAGGCCTATAG
- a CDS encoding DUF488 domain-containing protein encodes MGKILVKRIYEPASTSDGFRVLVDRIWPRGIAKADAKLHLWLRDIGPSTALRTWFNHDPTRWTEFQRRYHAELEQQSTVLATITAQAKASPVTLVYSAKDEQHNQAVALRSFLLKREAKIRPAVPPTNQSHGRPIEQRRRRRDHDRD; translated from the coding sequence ATGGGTAAGATTCTGGTCAAACGTATCTATGAACCAGCTAGCACGTCCGATGGGTTTCGTGTCCTGGTCGATCGAATCTGGCCTCGCGGGATTGCCAAAGCTGATGCGAAACTTCATCTCTGGCTCCGGGACATCGGCCCATCGACGGCATTGCGGACATGGTTCAATCACGATCCGACTCGGTGGACGGAATTCCAGCGACGGTACCATGCCGAGCTGGAACAGCAATCAACAGTCCTTGCAACGATCACCGCGCAAGCCAAAGCCAGTCCGGTCACGCTGGTTTATTCCGCCAAGGACGAACAGCACAACCAGGCCGTTGCGCTCCGCAGCTTCCTGCTGAAACGAGAGGCGAAGATCAGACCTGCGGTGCCGCCGACGAATCAATCTCATGGAAGGCCCATAGAACAGAGAAGAAGGCGCCGCGATCATGACCGCGACTAG